Proteins encoded in a region of the Suncus etruscus isolate mSunEtr1 chromosome 1, mSunEtr1.pri.cur, whole genome shotgun sequence genome:
- the LOC126022781 gene encoding triosephosphate isomerase-like: MAPSRKFFVGGNWKMNGRKNNLGELINTLNKAKVPADTEVVCAPPTAYIDFARQKLDPKIAVAAQNCYKVTNGAFTGEIRPGMIKDCGATWVVLGHSERRHVFGESDELIGQKVTHALSEGLGVIA, translated from the coding sequence ATGGCGCCCTCCAGGAAGTTCTTCGTCGGGGGCAACTGGAAGATGAACGGGAGGAAGAATAACCTGGGGGAGCTCATCAACACGCTGAACAAGGCCAAGGTGCCGGCCGACACCGAGGTGGTATGCGCACCCCCTACTGCCTACATCGACTTCGCCAGGCAGAAGCTGGACCCCAAGATCGCTGTGGCTGCGCAGAATTGCTACAAAGTGACCAATGGAGCCTTCACTGGGGAGATTAGGCCTGGCATGATCAAGGACTGTGGCGCCACGTGGGTAGTCCTGGGGCACTCAGAGAGAAGACACGTCTTTGGGGAGTCAGATGAGCTGATCGGGCAGAAGGTGACCCATGCCCTGTCTGAGGGGCTTGGAGTGATTGCCTGA